In Amphiura filiformis chromosome 1, Afil_fr2py, whole genome shotgun sequence, the following are encoded in one genomic region:
- the LOC140161766 gene encoding medium-chain acyl-CoA ligase ACSF2, mitochondrial-like, giving the protein MTTLLTRSYYHSPCRATPFLGRSLGQQFYLMADKYPDKEMYVFYADKERKTFQQVREESQQLAASFLSLGLSTGDRLGVWGGNHYEWLVTYVACMQLGIILIGCKALVLTRSPDNVYDSVCEIIPELRSCQADKLKSQSLPELTFVAIGGAQQRGKSSHYSGVYNLDDLIHQERSSACKDTVSKICDEMDMDAPAVIMFTSGSTGTPKAVTHSSHSLLEFVHENGNVYRGNVKGYVQAWETKYALIMHLSGISAQIGAVIPIANGNTVVVVGPNYDKDLMAMAFHEEKVTNTVMLIHHMHDLVNLPYLDSLDFSQMQLIVSGGSIIPPSLLEKSKKICKMSLLGYGLTEMLDPLLHHPTDDPKRIQSGHYRCIGGHEAKIIDENGEIVPVNTAGEIHFRGYGIFLYYWGDEEKTKQAKDDNGWLHTGDIAIMDEEGYIRIIGRKTDSMIIEGINVTPFDLEDVLLEHPSIAGVMVSSFLTPRYVLFMESFPTTYTGKFHRKKMAEIASGILHLVTSSSS; this is encoded by the exons ATGACGACACTACTAACCAGAAGTTACTATCACTCACCATGCCGTGCCACCCCATTCCTAGGCAGATCTCTTGGACAACAATTCTATCTGATGGCCGACAAATATCCTGACAAAGAGATGTATGTGTTCTATGCGGATAAAGAGAGGAAAACATTTCAGCAAGTGAGGGAGGAG AGCCAACAACTAGCAGCATCTTTTTTGTCTCTGGGATTGAGCACTGGTGATAGATTGGGAGTATGGGGTGGCAACCATTATGAATGGTTGGTAACTTACGTCGCTTGTATGCAGCTTGGTATAATATTG aTTGGATGTAAAGCGCTGGTACTAACACGGTCACCAGACAACGTGTATGATAGCGTCTGTGAGATCATACCTGAACTTCGTTCCTGCCAAGCAGACAAACTGAAATCTCAAAG CTTGCCAGAACTTACATTTGTAGCAATTGGTGGTGCTCAACAACGGGGAAAAAG TTCTCATTACAGTGGCGTTTATAACTTAGATGATCTAATTCATCAAGAACGTTCATCAGCTTGCAAAGACACGGTTTCCAAGATATGTGATGAGATGGACATGGACGCTCCTGCTGTTATCATGTTCACCTCG GGTAGTACAGGAACACCTAAAGCCGTTACCCACTCAAGTCACTCTCTCTTAGAATTCGTACATGAAAATGGAAATGTTTATCGTGGTAATGTTAAAGGTTACGTACAGGCATGG GAGACAAAGTATGCATTAATAATGCATTTGTCAGGCATAAGTGCTCAAATCGGCGCTGTGATACCAATAGCCAATGGAAATACGGTGGTTGTGGTGGGACCAAATTATGACAAGGATTTGATGGCGATGGCATTCCATGAGGAAAA GGTCACTAATACTGTGATGTTAATTCATCACATGCATGATTTGGTGAATCTTCCCTACCTTGATTCATTGGATTTCTCACAGATGCAGTTAA TTGTGTCAGGTGGAAGCATCATTCCCCCATCTTTACTGGAAAAATCTAAAAAGATATGCAAGATGAGTTTG CTGGGATACGGACTCACTGAGATGTTAGATCCTTTACTGCATCACCCAACAGACGATCCCAAGAGGATTCAATCCGGGCATTATCGTTGTATCGGCGGACATGAG GCAAAAATTATAGATGAAAATGGAGAGATAGTGCCAGTGAACACGGCAGGTGAAATTCATTTCAGGGGATATGGCATATTTCTATATTACTGGGGAGATGAAGAGAAAACTAAACAAGCCAAAGACGACAATGGATGGCTGCACACGGG TGACATAGCAATCATGGACGAGGAAGGATACATAAGAATTATTGGAAGAAAAACC GACTCTATGATCATTGAGGGAATTAATGTTACTCCTTTCGATTTAGAAGATGTTCTCCTTGAACATCCAAGTATTGCTGGCGTGATG GTATCATCATTCTTGACACCACGGTATGTTCTCTTTATGGAATCGTTCCCAACTACTTATACTGGAAAG TTTCACAGAAAGAAGATGGCTGAGATAGCATCAGGTATACTGCACTTGGtaacatcgtcatcatcataa